Proteins found in one Quercus robur chromosome 2, dhQueRobu3.1, whole genome shotgun sequence genomic segment:
- the LOC126712539 gene encoding protein ALTERED PHOSPHATE STARVATION RESPONSE 1-like, protein MGCATSKLDDLPAVALCRDRCNLLDEALRQSYALADAHVAYTQSLKNLGPALHHFFTQITVTDQSDRLEQPSRSSPHDRFSSSSDSNSNSNSNSNSHIESQSDSEPEEGGVKEIDYFNQIHHSYRSHRQNLTPSPPPPTNSAWDFLNFFETYDRFEPIFDREEEEEEEKTEKEQKVPDFELEVVKKTKKPEKSKNVADKNVVSEKEKSETETETQTQTQTETQTPAVLVSEVMKEIQALFDKASGSGDEVLKSFHVGKFRYHQKIAVNQVSCKVLHAITPSLLNQTCESSPLVKKNGCDYVGSDEDMGFSSGNLSSSLEKLCTWEKKLYNEVKAAEKLRTIHEKKCRQLKRLEEKSAEAIKIEITKIETTRSLIRTLSTKMNISIQVVDRISITINKLRNEELWQQINKLLPGLVGMWKAMQECHRCQCQAFEQGKSLDVITSNVKFSYAHLELAMELKFELQNWSLSFFKWIDTQKAHVKALNGWLLRCLLNEPEETPDGIVPFSPSSIGAPPVFVICNRWSQAMDRVSEKEVIEAMQGFFTCLNQLLEPHIVDLKQRSVADKDMERKLKILEREEQRIQKMVQAQEKKMGTVLPRSEIRNTSSLLSGLKQIFAALERFSANSLQAHEELCQHIQENGHV, encoded by the exons ATGGGCTGCGCCACCTCAAAGCTCGACGACCTCCCGGCCGTGGCTTTGTGCCGTGACCGCTGCAACTTGCTCGACGAAGCTCTCCGCCAGAGCTACGCGCTCGCCGATGCGCACGTGGCCTACACGCAGTCCCTGAAAAACCTTGGCCCCGCTCTTCACCATTTCTTTACCCAAATCACTGTCACTGACCAATCTGATCGACTCGAACAACCTTCGAGATCTTCTCCACACGATCGATTTTCTTCCAGCTCGGATTCGAATTCGAATTCGAATTCCAATTCAAATTCTCACATCGAATCTCAGTCTGATTCAGAACCAGAGGAAGGAGGAGTTAAAGAAATCGACTACTTCAACCAAATTCATCACAGTTATCGGAGCCACCGCCAAAACCTAACGCCTTCGCCACCGCCGCCGACCAATTCTGCTTGGGACTTCTTGAATTTCTTCGAGACCTATGACCGATTCGAACCGATATTCgatcgagaagaagaagaggaggaagaaaaaacagaaaaagaacaaaaagtcCCTGATTTCGAACTCGAGGTGGTGAAGAAAACCAAGAAAcctgaaaaatccaaaaatgtgGCGGACAAGAACGTTGTTTCGGAGAAAGAGAAGTCggaaactgaaactgaaacacaaacacaaactcaaactGAAACTCAAACTCCAGCTGTACTTGTCTCCGAAGTAATGAAAGAAATTCAAGCCCTTTTCGACAAAGCTTCGGGCTCCGGCGATGAAGTTTTGAAGTCCTTTCATGTCGGAAAATTCCGTTATCATCAGAAAATTGCTGTTAATCAAG TTTCGTGCAAGGTACTGCATGCTATTACTCCGTCTTTGCTAAACCAAACATGTGAATCATCACCGTTGGTTAAGAAGAATGGTTGTGATTATGTGGGATCTGATGAAGATATGGGGTTCAGTTCTGGGAATCTCTCTTCTAGTTTGGAGAAGCTGTGCACGTGGGAGAAGAAACTCTATAACGAAGTCAag gCTGCAGAAAAATTGCGTACAATTCATGAGAAGAAGTGCAGGCAGCTGAAACGTTTGGAAGAAAAGAGTGCCGAGGCTATTAAAATTGAAATCACCAAAATTGAAACCACCCGATCTTTAATCAGAACTTTATCTACTAAAATGAACATTTCAATTCAGGTTGTCGACAGGATATCAATTACAATAAACAAGTTGAGGAATGAAGAGTTGTGGCAGCAGATCAATAAGTTACTTCCCGG GTTAGTTGGAATGTGGAAAGCCATGCAGGAGTGTCACAGGTGTCAGTGCCAAGCATTTGAACAGGGCAAAAGTTTGGATGTTATTACATCCAATGTCAAGTTTAGTTATGCTCATCTTGAATTAgccatggaactcaagtttgagCTTCAAAACTGGAGCCTCAGCTTCTTCAAGTGGATCGACACCCAAAAGGCCCATGTCAAAGCCTTAAATGGTTGGCTTCTGAGATGTCTACTGAATGAACCTGAAGAAACACCCGACGGTATAGTGCCCTTCTCCCCTAGTAGCATTGGTGCACCCCCGGTGTTTGTGATTTGTAATCGATGGTCACAAGCCATGGATAGAGTCTCAGAGAAGGAAGTGATTGAAGCCATGCAGGGATTTTTCACGTGTTTAAATCAGCTCTTGGAACCGCACATTGTAGACCTGAAGCAAAGGTCAGTTGCAGACAAGGACATGGAGAGAAAGCTTAAAATCTTGGAGAGGGAGGAACAAAGGATACAAAAGATGGTGCAGGCTCAAGAGAAAAAGATGGGTACAGTCTTGCCCCGGAGTGAAATTCGCAATACAAGTAGCCTGCTGTCAGGTCTGAAACAGATTTTTGCGGCTTTGGAGAGGTTCTCAGCTAACTCTTTGCAAGCACACGAGGAGCTTTGTCAACACATTCAAGAAAACGGGCATGTTTGA